One part of the Drosophila teissieri strain GT53w chromosome 3R, Prin_Dtei_1.1, whole genome shotgun sequence genome encodes these proteins:
- the LOC122621328 gene encoding NADH-quinone oxidoreductase subunit B 2, whose protein sequence is MLSVLMLARNPGKRLLPRSGVLQAQLALRGQKTMPVYDYRCQNPPKWGYSAFGRDQKTWGEWTCARLDDLLNWGRKGSLWPLTFGLACCAVEMMHIAAPRYDMDRYGVVFRASPRQADVLIVAGTLTNKMAPAFRKVYDQMPEPRWVISMGSCANGGGYYHYSYSVVRGCDRIVPVDIYVPGCPPTAEALMYGILQLQKKVKRMRTLQMWYRK, encoded by the coding sequence ATGTTGAGTGTCCTGATGTTGGCCAGGAATCCTGGCAAGCGGCTGCTGCCTCGCAGCGGAGTGCTGCAAGCCCAGTTAGCACTTCGTGGCCAGAAAACCATGCCGGTGTACGATTACCGTTGCCAGAATCCGCCCAAGTGGGGCTACTCTGCCTTCGGACGCGACCAGAAGACCTGGGGCGAGTGGACCTGTGCCAGGTTGGATGACCTGCTCAACTGGGGCCGCAAGGGCTCGCTGTGGCCGCTGACCTTTGGCCTCGCCTGCTGCGCCGTGGAAATGATGCACATTGCGGCTCCTCGCTACGACATGGATCGCTACGGAGTGGTGTTCCGGGCATCTCCGCGCCAGGCGGACGTGCTCATCGTGGCCGGCACGCTGACCAACAAGATGGCGCCGGCCTTTCGCAAGGTGTACGACCAGATGCCGGAGCCCAGATGGGTCATCTCCATGGGCAGTTGCGCCAATGGTGGGGGCTACTACCACTACTCCTACTCCGTGGTGCGCGGCTGCGATCGCATTGTGCCGGTGGACATCTACGTGCCCGGCTGTCCGCCCACCGCCGAGGCCCTGATGTACGGcatcctgcagctgcagaagaAGGTCAAGCGCATGAGGACGCTGCAGATGTGGTACAGGAAGTAG